In Candidatus Electrothrix scaldis, the genomic window TCCGCCAAGGCAAGCTCTGTCTCGCCGAACTGCCGGTGCATGGCCTCGGCAGCCTTGCGGCCCGCATTGACCGCCTGAATCACCGAGCGCGGCCCGCTGGCCACCTCGCCACCCGCATAGATATCAGGTAGGTTTGTCTGCATGGTGGACGGGCTCACCTTAATGGTTTTATTGGCCGTGACAGTCAATTCTCTTTCCAGCGCACCAAAGCTGAGGAATCCATCATCACCCTCCTGGCCAAGGCCATTCAGGACGAAATCACCCTGCCAAAGCAGAGTCGCTCCCTCAACGAGCTGCACCTGACTCGCTTTGCCCCCTGTCTCGACCGCCGTATTTTTACCCAGTTCGACAGAAAGCATTCCCTTTTCTTTCTGAATCGATAAGGGGACGGTCAGAGTCAAGAAACGCACCTGTTCCTGCTTTGCCGCTCCAATATCTTTTTCGTATGCCGTCATCTCAGCCAAAGGGCGATCAAAGACGACTGTTACCTCTTCAGCTCCACAGCGGACAGCGCAACGAGCCGCCTCAATTGCCACCTTGCTGCCACCTACCACCAAGACCTTACCGGTGAGTAGGGGCAATTCATGAATTGCCCCTACATGGCCTGACCCTGCCTGAGCAAGAAAATCCAAACCATCCTGAGCCAGCTCGCTTCCTGGTAGAGTCAGCTTTTTCCTCCCGGCAAGACCGGTGGCAATAAAAATTCCCTCAAAGCCCTGCTGCTGGAGATCGGCAAGGGAGAAGTCCCTGCCCCAGGCCTGTCCGGTTTTTACCTCAATGCCAAGCGAGAGGATGGTTTCTATCTCCCGGGCCAAATTCTCCTTGGGCAACTTAAAGACAGGGATAGCGGTGCGGGTCGCTCCACCTAAAGCCGGGCCTGCTTCAAAGATGGTGACATTATGCCCCTGCTTGCGCAGAAACCAAGCAGCGCTCAAGCCAGCCGGGCCACCGCCGATGATTGCCGCCTTATGCCCCGTGGCCGGAGCAGTTATTTCAGTAGGGAGGGGATGCTGGGCCGCAAAGTCAAAGGCAAAACGTTTCAGGTTATTAATGGCAATAGGTTCATCCAACAGAGCACGACGGCAGGGATGCTCGCAAAAGGCCGGACAGACCCTACAGACGATGCCGGGCAGAGGATTTTTCTCCCGGATCAGCCGGAGAGCTGCGCCGAACTTTCGCTGGGCGATCAGGCCGATATAACCCTGGACGTTGATTGAGCCGGGACAGGTGATACTGCAAGGAGCCTTGCAATCACCGTAATGATTGGCCGCAAGGTGGGCCAGCCGTTCCTTGCGGTGTTCGACCAAAGCCGGAGTTTCCGTTTCAATCACCATGCCCTCAGTAACCTGGGTTGCGCAGGCCCGTTTCCGTTTACCGTTCACCTCCACAAGACAAAGCAGGCAGGGCTGGTCGGCATCACGCTTTCCCGGCAGATGGCAGAGATGGGGAATATCCACCCCAACCTCTTTGGCCGCAGCCAGGATAGTCTGCCCAGCAGTAACCGTGCATTGACGATCATTTATGATCAAAGGTATACTCATGCAGCTCTCCCTCCAATCAACGCAGTCAAGTTCTTATCGCACTTGGCTGCCACCAAGTCAGCAATGGCGGCGCGGGAGAAATCACCACTCTTCATCATAGCCCTACTTGCACTAATTAAATTAGTGCGGATTTTTTTATTCCGGGCCACCTCAGCAGCCAAGAGCAGTTTCTCGCGTAGCTCCCCCTTATCCAGATCTTCTGCCTGGCCCAGCGGCCCCAACTCAGCTGCCCGCTGGGTAAAGCGAGTGATGATTTTGACAAAATTTGGGCCTTCCGCAGCCGAAGCCCAATCGATAAGAAAACGCTCTCTATCAATACCAAGCCGTGCTAGGGCTTCATGAACTAGGGCGGCAGAGACCAGGGCATGATAATTACCATCTATATAATGGCACTCACCGGGATGACAGCCGCCAACAAAAACAGCATCAGCGCCATTAGCTAAGCCTTCCAAAGGGAAAGAGGGATCAAGCCTGCCGGTACACATCATCCGGACGACCCGCAAGCTGGGGGGATACTGGTAGCGCCCTACCCCAGCTGAGTCAGCAGCCGTGTAGCAGCACCAATTGCAAAGGAAACCTAATATTTTTGGTTGATAATCAGACATAATCTCTCTCCGTGAGGGTAAAAAGAAAACACTGCCCACAGCCATATAGGGAGCAATGTATGAAACACGGTAATGCGTCAGACGGCCTTAAGTCCGTCTGTACTATCAGAGAGATGCGGGGATCTACAGGGAGAGCGTCAGGGGAGGACCGAGGCCGATGACAGTTTTCCCGAACCCAGACCGGGTCGGTACCAGCAGCTTCAGCTAGAAAAACAGATAATCAGCATAAAATGGTCCTGAATGAATTGATGAAAATATTCATTACAAAAATGACATATTTTGATCAGAATTGCAAGAGAAGAATAGAGAAACAATGAATAGACTGTATCAAGCAAGCCTCTCTTGCGAGAGCCTAACAGCTATGAGTTCGCCATATATCTTCCTTGTTATACAATATATTTTATGATACATTAAAATGTACAGTCCTCATTAAGAAGGAATAATGGAGATGATTATCTCCACTTGTTGCCTAGGATAGATCAGCTCATTCACCCGAACAAGAGAATCCATTTTTTGAGGTTCACTCCAGCTATCCCATAACACAGAAATCACAAGAACATTGTCAGGTATTAAGGCACCAGATACCTCACGATGTAACATTTATTAGGTGCCAAGAGAGGATGTAACATGAAAAGAATCCCTTTATTGCTGTTTGCCTTATTTGCATTTGCATTGGCAAGTTACGTCGATGTTGCTTCGGCCCAGCCTTCCTACTTCACCCCGCAACCTCGAAATAATTACGGGTACACCCCATCAATACCGGGGAATAATTATCCCTATGTAGAACCTCAAAGAAATGAATGGGTAGCTTGTGTCTATAATCAAGCTGATCGTCCTCGACCGGTTCAAGTTTTGTGGTACGGTCAGCGTGGTGTAAAGGAGAGATGCACACAAACAATAACTATTCAGCCTGGGAGTTCCGCTGTTTTTCGCTGTCAATTCAGGAGATCCCCTCCAAGGACACAGCTTGTTGCCTACGGACTTCGCTCCGGGAATGTCTTAATAAACACCTGGATTAATTCAAAGGTCAACAACGGTCGCAGGGAATGCGGAAGACGCAATTCATCAACCATCGTTGGTCAGGGCAGGAATTTACAGGTTGTCAGCGGAAAACCTCAGTACCGGCCAAATTACCAGCCCAACTACCGGGGATACCCCGGATATCGTGGACGGTAAGCGCCGCTAAAGCTGCCACCTGGAGATACTCAAGCAATATAGCAACCTGTATTACTTGAGTATCTGCACATCCCTTCTCTCAGGCCTCCACAGCCTCCCTCCCTTCCTGAACTTCTTCACCAAAGGCATGAATCTGAGCCATGATACCGTTCATGGTAAAGCGTCCCATATCAATCGCCATAGTCGGACAGCGAGCAGCACAGACGCCGCAACCCTTACAGGAAGCCGTGATGGTGCGTGCTTTGCGCTTTTTACCCTCCTTGTACATCTCAATGGCCTTGTAGGGACAGAAGGATTCGCAGGCCCCACAACCAATGCACTGCTCTGCATCAATCTGAGAGACAATAGGCGCCGGAGTTACCGAACCCTTAGCCAGGGGATGACAGGCCCGCCCTGCCGCTGCCTGGGCCTGGGCTACGGTCTCGTCCATAGAACGCGGAGAATGGGCCAGTCCACAGACATAGGTACCGTCAACCGGCAGATCCACTGGCTGAAGCTTGACATGGGCCTCCAGAAAAAACTTCTCGGCTGTGACCGGCACCTTGAGCATCTTGGCCAGCGCGGTCGGGTCTTCCGGCACAATGCCGGTTGACAGGGCGAGCAAGTCGGCATCGGCCTCCAGCTCCTCGCCGAGCAGCGGATCAAAATAGCGGACCGTGACGGCCTCGCCATCCACAGCAACCTCGGGTTTACGCTCTAAGCTGAAGCGAGTGAAAATCACGCCGAGCTGGCGTGCCTTGCGATAATCATCCTCCATAAAGCCATAGGCACGCATGTCACGGTAGAGGACAATGATCTGCAACTCCGGCTGCAAGACCTTGAGGCGCAGAGCGTTCTTCAGGGCCTGACCGCAGCAGACCCGGCTGCAATAGGTCAAATCCTCATCCCGCGAACCGACGCATTGAATCATCACCGCCCGCCTGGCCGCTTTCAAATCGTCCTGATCCTCAACCAAGCGCTGTTCCAGCTCAAGCTGCGTAACGATCCTGGATGACTGACCGTAGCAATATTGGCTCGGCTGATAGGGATTGCCACCCGTAGCCAGAACCGTCACGCCGTGATGCACCAGCTCGCTTGCCCCTTTGCCCTCCACCGTGGTGGTGAAATTACCCACATAGCCGGAACATGCTGTTACCTGGGCCTCAGTATGGATGGTGATTTTCGGATGAGAGCTCACCCGCTCAATCACTGCCTGCACGGCCTGCCGAGGATCATTGCCACGCCGGTCTGCCGTGAGCAACAGGGCCTTGCCGCCCAGATCCTGCCCCCGCTCAACCAAATCCACAGCAAAACCCTGATCAGCAATGGTCAAAGCTGCGGTCATACCTGCGAGACCACCACCGACCACCAAGGCTGCCGGGGTGACCGGCAATTGCACCTCCTGCAACGCGGTCAGGTGACAAGCCTTGGCAACCGCCATTCGCACTGCATCCTTGGCTTTTTCCGTGGCCCGTTCCGGCTCACGCATATGGACCCAGGAGCATTGGTCACGGATATTGGCCATTTCAAAAAGCGAACGATTCAGCCCAGCCTCGCGCAGAGTGGCCTGAAAAAGCGGCTCATGGGTACGCGGGGTGCAGGCCGCCACCACCAAGCGATTGAGCTTATGCTCCTGAATGGTCTCGGTAAGCACCCGTTGCGCATCCTGGGAACAGGAATACATGTTGGCCGAGGCATAGGCCACATTGGGCAGGGTCTTGGCATATTCAGCCACTGCCGGAACATTGACCACGCCACCGATATTAATACCGCAATGACAGACAAACACACCGACCCGTGGCTCTTCCTGACTGATATCCCGTTCCTCCGGGAAGGTAGCCTTAACCGTCTCGCTGTTCCTGGCCGGGGCAAGCTGGCCTGCGCAGAGAGCTGCCGCTCCGCCGCCCTGGGTAACGGAATCAGGAATATCCTTGGGTCCCTGGAAGGCACCAATCACGTAAACACCCGGCCTACTGGTTTCCAGCGGGGTGTAGGTATTCGTCTCAGCAAAAAGGTACTCGTTCAAGCCTATCCCTGCTGCCTTGGCTAACTTATCCGCCTCTTCCGGCGCCTCAAGCCCCTGAGAGAGAACCACCATATCGAATTTTTCATAATGATGCTTGCCGTCTTCTGTGGCCCAGGTCAAGAGCAGACCGCCACCAAAGACATCCTCCACCCGAGGCGGACGGGCATAGATGACCCGGAAATTCCCTTCCTCAACCGCCCGCTGACGGGCCGCATCAAAGCCCTTACCGTGGGTGCGCACATCCATATAAAAGAGGGTGATCTCACAGTCTGGATCATGCTCACGGGCCAAGGTGGCCTGCTTGATAGCGTACATGCAGCAGACCGAGGAACAGTAATTATTGCCGCAGGTCTCGTCGCGGGAGCCGATGCATTGCAAAAAGGCGATCTTCTTGGGATGCTTGCGGTCGGAAATGCGCAGGATTTCACCGCCGGTGGGGCCGGAGGCGCACATCAGCCGCTCATGCTCAAAGGCCGTGACCACGTCCTGGAATTTTCCCAGACCGTACTTAGCCATGACCTCGTCACTCACCCGGCCAAAACCCGGAGCCAGGATCACGGCACCGACCGGTATTTCCAGGGTCTTCTCAGTATCGTCAAAACGGATCGCCCCGGCCTGACAGGCCACAGCACAGAGGCCGCAGGAATCATGGTTCAGCTTTAGGCAGGCCTTGGCATCAATATAATAGGAAGTCGGCACGGCCTGGGAATAATCAATATGGGCCGCATGGTTGACCTCCATGTTTTCGTTGAAATCGTTACCGATCTGCTTGAGACAGTAGAGGGTACACTGACCGCAGCCGGTGCAAACCTCTTCATCAATATAGCGGGGCTGCTTTTTGATGGTGGCCGTGAAGTTGCCCGGCTCACCTTGCAGATCAACCAGCTCGGCCAGGGTGAGGATTTCGATATTCGGATCGCGGCCCGCTTCAACCAGCTTGGGCGCAAGGATACAGAGAGAACAGTCGTTGGTGGGAAAGGTCTTGTCCAGGCGGGCCATGACCCCACCAATGGCCCCGGACTTTTCCACCAGATATACCTTATAGCCAAGTTCAGTCAGGTCAAGGGCGGTCTGGACACCGGCCACGCCACCGCCGATAACCATGACGGCTCCGCTGATTTTGGCGGCTGTTTTTGCAATTACGGTCATGAAGAGCTCCTTCGTACGTATCGGCACGGCTGCATGCCCAGGTCATACGTATACGGAGACACGTAAGGCATGGGGATACCGTTTGCCGAAGAAATGAATCAATGGTTCAGACGGCCCTTGTCCGTCTGATCTATCGTAGAAGGATACGTCGACCGAAGAGGTCGAAAGAAATCAGAAGAGGAGGCAAGCCGCTGAGCTTACTTGTCGACCCAGACCGGGTCGGGTGCCGTTACGGCAGCTTCATGTATAGCGATGGGGTGTTTGCATGGAATATTTCTGTTGTGTAATAATTTCAATTCAACACAACAATAATGTAACGCAGAGGAAATTGCAAGGGGGAAAGGGAGGCCTGTTATTGATGGCTATTATATACTCTACAGTCGCAAGTTCTTAACGGTTTCTGATCAATTAAAGCTGCTTTGATATTTGCGTTGGGTTTATGCTGCTTTCCTGGCCCACACGTTCGAATCTCGAAAAATCTTGTCCTCAATTTTACCCTTCAAGATCGTGGATCGTATTTTTCGCATTATCGCACTGGGAGCGACATTGAGAAAATCACGCACAAGCAAACCGGCAAGAACATTTTTCGTTGTTCGCTCAGAAGGTATTTCCCGTGAACGTGTTTTGAGGAATCCTTCATACTGATGCCAAATTTCCGTGGAGAATCGCGTTGCGATCAACTGGAGCAATCCCAATGTTATTGCACCGATATTCACAAACCCTTCTGTTGCATCCCAGCATCTTTGGATGGCTTGCAGTTTTTGGGGTTTGGGAACGATCAGCTCGCTGTTTTTTCTGGGTTTTCTAGAGTGTTTTGGCATCCCTTTTGACCAGAAATGGCACTGAAACGCATGAATAACATTTTTCAGCATGTCGAACATGGTTTCAATCCGTACTCTGATGCAGTACAGTTCAATCGCTGCCAATGGATCTTGTGATAAATTGCTGCACATAAGCACAATACGACCATGAGATGTTTCAGCAAAAACAAAACGAAGCGTGGTGCGCAAAGGCTGCCACAGCAAATCAAGATGATACAGCTTGATCGTTTCAATGTTATTGTAGATACGTGCTTCAACTGTAGCAAAACAACTCTGATGATCAAAAATCTCCATCAGATGTACTTTTTCACCGTATTTTGCGTAACAACCTGACCCTTTATAGTCTTTTGGATCTGCTTGAAAATAAGCAACATAATTCTTTTTTGCCCGAACAATAATTTCTACCAGAGGCCGCTGAAGAGTCAATGAGTATATCGTTTTGGCTCGGTTGAAAACCGTTTGGGTTGAAAAAAAAGCGTCCAGAACCAACAGAGAAGGCTGGTTCGTCTTTAATGCAAAAGATAGAGCCATATCAACCATGCGTTCTCCCATAGTTGGTGCCTTGTCATTGTTTTCTTTCCCCAAATGTTGATAACCTTGGTGCATTTGCAATATCAGCGGCAACGCGAACATATGGGGTGCAACACCGATAACCGCAGCAAGAGCTCCCCAGCATTGCCCACGGAAATAACCGGGTTTACTTTGTGTATCGCTGTCCTGGTGTAACGTAACAACTCCAGGCATTTTTCGTCCGTCCCGCGAGAGAACAGTGTGATCTCCCAGTGTGACGACACGTCCTTGTGAGGTCATGCATAACCCACTTGAGCTCACAAAGAAAAACCAATGATTCAGCAATTCGTTCAGGGTCCAGGCCGAAGAGCGAAAAAAATGATTTAACGTGTGATAGCCCGGTATTTCCAACAACCAAAAACGGCAGAAAGAACTGACACCTACCATTTCTGTGCTGCCAATAAAACCGAGAACAATCATGACAAAAATAAGCCAGGTTTTGTCACGGGAAAATACAGTACGAAAGCTTGTTAACGAGTCATACAAATAGTTGACCATACAATCACCTCTTCTTTTTTTTGAAGAAGCCTATGATTGTATGATCATTTTATAACTTCAGCAAGTCACCCGAGAACTTACGACTGTAGAGTTATATAATGAAACAGTTGAATGAGCGTTTGGGACAGATGCGTCGTAAAATTCAGCGTGCTCTTCCTGATGAGAAAAAGGGCATATTAAAGGGAATGCGTTGGATTCTTCTGAGAAACAGGGAAGAACTTTCCACCGAAGAAGAGTCGCGTTTGACCGAGGTGCTTGCCCTCCATCCTGAACTAAGAGAACTCTACCTTATCAAAGAAGAATTTAGGTGTATTTTTGAGCGAGTAAGAAGTCGGAGCAAAGCCTCGAAGTCCCTAAGAGTCTGGATATAATCTGGCCCAGCAGGCAAAGCAACGCTCCGGCTACTCAGCCAACAAGGACCGCAAGAACCTTGTGGCGGCCTGGAACTGGGCCTGTGAGTACATCCCCGGCTTTTTTTATCCAAACCCCTTTCTTGTCGAGCAGTTCCCTGAGGAACGCTCTACCCGTTACGTGCCCCCGGAAGAGGATTTCTGGAAGGTCTACAAGGTGGCCGAATCAGAGCAAGACAAACTCATGCTCCTCTGTTATTTGCATCTCGCGGCCAGGAAATCAGAAATTTTTATGCTGCGAAAAGAAGATGTTGACCTGGAGCGGCAACGGGTCCGGCTGGCAACTCGGAAAAGAAAGGACGGCTCCCAGCATTACGACTGGTTGCCCATGACAGATCGGCTGTTCAGGAAGTTTTACCAGTTCCTCCCCACGGTCACCGGGGAATATGTGTTCATTAACCCGGCTACCGCCTTACCCTATGCATCACGTCAAAAATGGGTGCCGCGTCTCTGTCAGAAAGCCGGGGTTAAAGAGTTCGGCTTGCATGGTATCCGGCACCTCTCGGCCTCAATCCTGGTCACGAACAAGGTCTCATTACTTGATGTTCAGACTATCCTGAGGCACAAAAATTTGACCACGACACAGCGTTATGTGCATCGCTTAGAGGACGTGCGGCCAGC contains:
- a CDS encoding transposase; this encodes MKQLNERLGQMRRKIQRALPDEKKGILKGMRWILLRNREELSTEEESRLTEVLALHPELRELYLIKEEFRCIFERVRSRSKASKSLRVWI
- a CDS encoding FAD-dependent oxidoreductase, producing MTVIAKTAAKISGAVMVIGGGVAGVQTALDLTELGYKVYLVEKSGAIGGVMARLDKTFPTNDCSLCILAPKLVEAGRDPNIEILTLAELVDLQGEPGNFTATIKKQPRYIDEEVCTGCGQCTLYCLKQIGNDFNENMEVNHAAHIDYSQAVPTSYYIDAKACLKLNHDSCGLCAVACQAGAIRFDDTEKTLEIPVGAVILAPGFGRVSDEVMAKYGLGKFQDVVTAFEHERLMCASGPTGGEILRISDRKHPKKIAFLQCIGSRDETCGNNYCSSVCCMYAIKQATLAREHDPDCEITLFYMDVRTHGKGFDAARQRAVEEGNFRVIYARPPRVEDVFGGGLLLTWATEDGKHHYEKFDMVVLSQGLEAPEEADKLAKAAGIGLNEYLFAETNTYTPLETSRPGVYVIGAFQGPKDIPDSVTQGGGAAALCAGQLAPARNSETVKATFPEERDISQEEPRVGVFVCHCGINIGGVVNVPAVAEYAKTLPNVAYASANMYSCSQDAQRVLTETIQEHKLNRLVVAACTPRTHEPLFQATLREAGLNRSLFEMANIRDQCSWVHMREPERATEKAKDAVRMAVAKACHLTALQEVQLPVTPAALVVGGGLAGMTAALTIADQGFAVDLVERGQDLGGKALLLTADRRGNDPRQAVQAVIERVSSHPKITIHTEAQVTACSGYVGNFTTTVEGKGASELVHHGVTVLATGGNPYQPSQYCYGQSSRIVTQLELEQRLVEDQDDLKAARRAVMIQCVGSRDEDLTYCSRVCCGQALKNALRLKVLQPELQIIVLYRDMRAYGFMEDDYRKARQLGVIFTRFSLERKPEVAVDGEAVTVRYFDPLLGEELEADADLLALSTGIVPEDPTALAKMLKVPVTAEKFFLEAHVKLQPVDLPVDGTYVCGLAHSPRSMDETVAQAQAAAGRACHPLAKGSVTPAPIVSQIDAEQCIGCGACESFCPYKAIEMYKEGKKRKARTITASCKGCGVCAARCPTMAIDMGRFTMNGIMAQIHAFGEEVQEGREAVEA
- a CDS encoding tyrosine-type recombinase/integrase, which gives rise to MAAWNWACEYIPGFFYPNPFLVEQFPEERSTRYVPPEEDFWKVYKVAESEQDKLMLLCYLHLAARKSEIFMLRKEDVDLERQRVRLATRKRKDGSQHYDWLPMTDRLFRKFYQFLPTVTGEYVFINPATALPYASRQKWVPRLCQKAGVKEFGLHGIRHLSASILVTNKVSLLDVQTILRHKNLTTTQRYVHRLEDVRPAVKVFK
- a CDS encoding transposase, with the protein product MVNYLYDSLTSFRTVFSRDKTWLIFVMIVLGFIGSTEMVGVSSFCRFWLLEIPGYHTLNHFFRSSAWTLNELLNHWFFFVSSSGLCMTSQGRVVTLGDHTVLSRDGRKMPGVVTLHQDSDTQSKPGYFRGQCWGALAAVIGVAPHMFALPLILQMHQGYQHLGKENNDKAPTMGERMVDMALSFALKTNQPSLLVLDAFFSTQTVFNRAKTIYSLTLQRPLVEIIVRAKKNYVAYFQADPKDYKGSGCYAKYGEKVHLMEIFDHQSCFATVEARIYNNIETIKLYHLDLLWQPLRTTLRFVFAETSHGRIVLMCSNLSQDPLAAIELYCIRVRIETMFDMLKNVIHAFQCHFWSKGMPKHSRKPRKNSELIVPKPQKLQAIQRCWDATEGFVNIGAITLGLLQLIATRFSTEIWHQYEGFLKTRSREIPSERTTKNVLAGLLVRDFLNVAPSAIMRKIRSTILKGKIEDKIFRDSNVWARKAA
- a CDS encoding hydrogenase iron-sulfur subunit → MSDYQPKILGFLCNWCCYTAADSAGVGRYQYPPSLRVVRMMCTGRLDPSFPLEGLANGADAVFVGGCHPGECHYIDGNYHALVSAALVHEALARLGIDRERFLIDWASAAEGPNFVKIITRFTQRAAELGPLGQAEDLDKGELREKLLLAAEVARNKKIRTNLISASRAMMKSGDFSRAAIADLVAAKCDKNLTALIGGRAA